Proteins co-encoded in one Bacillus spongiae genomic window:
- a CDS encoding IS3 family transposase, whose translation IDYYNNDRIKVKLAGLSPVQYRTQTNLIAV comes from the coding sequence ATTGATTACTATAATAACGACCGAATAAAAGTAAAATTGGCTGGCTTAAGTCCAGTACAATACCGAACTCAAACCAACCTAATAGCAGTATAA